In Salmo salar chromosome ssa03, Ssal_v3.1, whole genome shotgun sequence, a single genomic region encodes these proteins:
- the LOC123741809 gene encoding zinc finger protein 180-like, with amino-acid sequence THCCSDCGKRFTSSLGIKIHQRIHTGEKPYSCGQCGKSFGRSGKLILHQRTHTGEKPFSCDQCGKSFTSSDHLTVHQRIHTGEKPYSCDQCGKSFTTSSILTVHQRIHTGEKPYSCGQCGKSFGQSGELTLHQRIHTGEKPFSCDQCGKSFTTSDNLTVHQRTHTGEKPYSCGKCWKSFGQSGHLTVHQRIHTGEKPYSCDQCGKRFGQSGHLTSHKRTHTGEKSYSCDQCGKSFADSGSLTQHQRTHTG; translated from the coding sequence actcactgctgctctgactgtgggaagagattcacctcctcattaggcattaaaattcatcagagaatccacacaggagagaaaccttatagctgtggtcaatgtgggaagagttttggtcggtCTGGAAAGCTgattttacaccagagaacacacacaggagagaaaccttttagctgtgatcaatgtgggaagagttttacttcatCTGAtcatctgacagtacaccagagaatacacacaggagagaaaccttatagctgtgatcaatgtgggaagagtttcactacatcaagcattctgactgtacaccagagaatacacacaggagagaaaccttatagctgtggtcaatgtgggaagagttttggtcaatctggagaactgactttacaccagagaatacacacaggagagaaaccttttagctgtgatcaatgtgggaagagttttactacatctgataatctgacagtacaccagagaacacacacaggagagaaaccttatagctgtggtaaatgttggaagagttttggtcaatctggacatctgacagtgcaccagagaatacacacaggagagaaaccttatagctgtgatcaatgtgggaagagatttggtcaatctggccatctgacatcacacaagagaacacacacaggagagaaatcttatagctgtgatcaatgtgggaagagttttgctgattctggctctctgactcaacaccagagaacacacacagga